A part of Jiangella alba genomic DNA contains:
- a CDS encoding FAD-binding oxidoreductase: MTGVKHQKWWGWGVEGISFTHDDKPRLAPFVMEKIGLDLNAPGTPPPAFDDLEVPASQLQDDLGTKLRDAVGEQYVDTGDLNRVVHTYGKGLVDLVRVRAGDLPRVPDVVVYPADEDQLRQVVDAVVAADGVVIPFGGGSNISGSLTPQADEQRVVVSLDLGRLSRVLEVDEAAGLARIQAGALGPDLEDQLNARGWTMGHQPDSFKHSTLGGWIATRSSGMQSDKYGDIADITRGLRVVLPGKVIVLRPLPSTSSGPSVREMILGSEGRLGIITEAWVNVHRLPENREIIAYLFPTWAAGVAAMHEISESDASPTVTRVSDANETAFSLSMQKPSKGLAAKAGPILFNVLERRGWDLSAACLSYIGYEGAESHLKHEKAIVGKIVKKHGGIKLGKGPGSLYDQKKFDTPYIRDFLLDIGALGDVSETAAPWSKLMNLYANTIRAANEAYAELGVTGFAMCHLSHSYHSGACLYFTFAFPPSTDVAAEQIEQYWVVKKAIQQSFIDNEATISHHHGVGTDHAHWLEDDISPAGVDVMAGLLEAVDPGRNLNPGTLLPAHREW, translated from the coding sequence GTGACCGGTGTCAAGCACCAGAAGTGGTGGGGCTGGGGAGTCGAGGGCATCAGCTTCACCCACGACGACAAGCCCAGGCTGGCTCCGTTCGTCATGGAGAAGATCGGCCTCGACCTCAACGCGCCCGGCACGCCGCCGCCCGCGTTCGACGACCTCGAGGTGCCGGCCTCCCAGCTCCAGGACGACCTCGGCACCAAGCTGCGCGACGCCGTGGGCGAGCAGTACGTCGACACCGGCGACCTCAACCGCGTCGTGCACACCTACGGCAAGGGGCTGGTCGACCTCGTGCGCGTCCGCGCCGGCGATCTCCCGCGCGTCCCGGACGTCGTGGTCTACCCGGCCGACGAGGACCAGCTGCGCCAGGTCGTCGACGCCGTGGTCGCGGCCGACGGCGTCGTCATCCCGTTCGGCGGCGGCTCCAACATCTCCGGCTCGCTGACCCCGCAGGCAGACGAGCAGCGCGTCGTCGTGTCGCTCGACCTCGGCCGGCTGAGCCGGGTGCTGGAGGTCGACGAGGCGGCGGGGCTGGCCCGCATCCAGGCCGGCGCGCTCGGCCCGGATCTCGAGGACCAGCTCAACGCCCGCGGCTGGACCATGGGGCACCAGCCCGACAGCTTCAAACACTCGACGCTCGGCGGCTGGATCGCCACCCGCAGCTCGGGCATGCAGTCGGACAAGTACGGCGACATCGCCGACATCACCCGCGGCCTGCGGGTCGTGCTGCCGGGCAAGGTCATCGTGCTGCGGCCGCTGCCCAGCACGTCGTCCGGGCCGAGCGTGCGCGAGATGATCCTCGGCTCCGAGGGCCGGCTCGGCATCATCACCGAGGCGTGGGTCAACGTGCACCGGCTGCCGGAGAACCGCGAGATCATCGCGTACCTGTTCCCGACGTGGGCGGCCGGCGTCGCGGCGATGCACGAGATCTCCGAGTCCGACGCGTCGCCGACGGTCACCCGCGTGTCCGACGCCAACGAGACCGCGTTCTCGCTGTCCATGCAGAAGCCGTCGAAGGGGCTGGCGGCGAAGGCCGGGCCGATCCTGTTCAACGTGCTGGAGCGGCGCGGCTGGGACCTCTCCGCCGCCTGCCTGTCCTACATCGGCTACGAGGGCGCCGAGTCGCACCTCAAGCACGAGAAGGCCATCGTCGGCAAGATCGTGAAGAAGCACGGCGGCATCAAACTGGGCAAGGGCCCGGGCTCGCTGTACGACCAGAAGAAGTTCGACACCCCGTACATCCGCGACTTCCTGCTCGACATCGGCGCGCTCGGCGACGTGTCCGAGACCGCGGCGCCGTGGTCGAAGCTGATGAACCTGTACGCCAACACCATCCGGGCGGCCAACGAGGCCTACGCCGAGCTGGGCGTGACGGGCTTCGCGATGTGCCACCTGTCGCACAGCTACCACTCCGGCGCGTGCCTGTACTTCACCTTCGCGTTCCCGCCCAGCACCGACGTGGCGGCGGAGCAGATCGAGCAGTACTGGGTGGTGAAGAAGGCCATCCAGCAGTCGTTCATCGACAACGAGGCGACCATCTCGCACCACCACGGCGTCGGCACCGACCACGCGCACTGGCTCGAGGACGACATCTCCCCGGCCGGCGTCGACGTCATGGCCGGGCTGCTGGAGGCCGTCGACCCCGGCCGCAACCTCAACCCTGGGACGCTGCTGCCAGCCCATCGGGAGTGGTGA
- a CDS encoding lysophospholipid acyltransferase family protein, protein MSELASTKRYHAAWHRWARFVAQRVLLRPVVHLTTKVSVLGAENLDDLDAPFIVVANHSSHLDAPLLVTELPRRYTRTLAVNAAADYFYRWWWMKAATSLFFNTYPVSRTNADMGKGRGLANRLLSEDVPVVVFPEGTRRNTESGVKRFKPGAAALSIAQGVPCVPVAIIGTSDAMPVGHFWPKPGRPPVTVVIGAPIHPEAGERTRDLTERLEAKVAAMVATGDPDAEGKPLRDAASPEHPAEQASDHAQKEEAS, encoded by the coding sequence ATGAGCGAACTGGCGAGTACGAAGAGGTACCACGCGGCCTGGCACCGCTGGGCCCGGTTCGTGGCGCAGCGCGTGCTCCTGCGGCCCGTCGTGCACCTGACGACGAAGGTGTCGGTGCTCGGGGCCGAGAACCTCGACGACCTCGACGCCCCGTTCATCGTCGTCGCCAACCACAGCAGCCACCTCGACGCGCCGCTGCTGGTGACCGAGTTGCCACGTCGCTACACCCGCACCTTGGCCGTCAACGCCGCCGCCGACTACTTCTACCGCTGGTGGTGGATGAAGGCCGCGACGTCGTTGTTCTTCAACACCTATCCGGTGAGCCGCACCAACGCCGACATGGGCAAGGGCCGCGGCCTGGCCAACCGGCTGCTGAGCGAGGACGTCCCCGTCGTCGTGTTCCCCGAGGGCACCCGGCGCAACACCGAGAGCGGCGTCAAGCGGTTCAAGCCGGGCGCGGCCGCGCTGAGCATCGCGCAGGGCGTGCCGTGCGTGCCGGTGGCGATCATCGGCACCTCCGACGCCATGCCGGTCGGGCACTTCTGGCCGAAGCCGGGCCGGCCGCCGGTGACGGTGGTCATCGGCGCGCCGATCCACCCGGAGGCGGGGGAACGCACCCGCGATCTGACCGAGCGGCTCGAGGCGAAGGTGGCGGCCATGGTCGCCACCGGCGACCCCGACGCCGAGGGGAAACCGCTGCGCGACGCCGCCTCGCCGGAGCATCCGGCGGAGCAGGCGAGCGACCACGCCCAGAAGGAGGAGGCGTCGTGA